Sequence from the Bacillus sp. es.036 genome:
TTATTTCATCATAATCGATATAACCTCTAATGTCTATAACTGGGAAAATATGTACGGTTGAATCGTTTAGACAGGCAACTTAGTTTACAACTCCCTATTAGCCCTCTATGATTATATGGAGTGTGTATTATTTCGGGTTGCTAAATAAAATCTTGTTAACCGAATTTAACAATAACTAAAGGAGGGCAGCTATGTCAGACGACTATGAACACGAAAAATTGGATGCCTCGGCACGCAAAAAGTTAATTATCCTTGTTTGTACAATATTAGCTTTTGCTGTTATGAATGGAACGATGTTTAACGTAGCCATTCCCGATATTGCAGCATCTTTCAATCTTAGCCCTTCAGAAGTAAGCTGGGTCTTAACTGGATATATTCTTGTGTTTGCGATTGGATCTCTCATGTACGGCAAGTTGGCCGATATTTACCCAATTAAAACACTTTTCACTATAGGAATTAGTATCTTTGCTACTGGGGCTTTTATTGGCTTTCTTTCTCCAAACTACCCGACTTTATTAGCCGCGCGAATCCTTCAAGCGATTGGTGGTGCAACAATCCCAGCCCTTGCCTTTATCGTACCAATTCGATTCCTGCCTAATGAAAAAGGTAGAGTATTCGGACTGATTTCTTCTACGGTTGCATTTGCTTCAGGAGTTGGCCCGATCATTGGTGGCGTTGTAGGCGGCACTTTGAACTGGCGTTTTCTTTTTCTATTTTCTGTTGCCACAGTGTTCGCAATACCACTCTTTCGAAAATGGTTGCCGAATGAAGAAAAGCGATCAGGCTCAATTGATTTACCAGGCGCCGCTTTAATGGCTGTATCGGTTGCCTCACTGCTGTTCTATATTACAACGTTCCTATGGTACTTACTTGTAATCTTTATCGTCTTTTTCATTCTGTTTTTATGGCGGACATTTACGATCACCCACCCGTTTATCGATCCTGTGATATTAAAGAACACGAAATATACGATAACCGTTCTAACAAGCTTTCTAGGTACATCAGCGCTTTTCGGCCTGATTTTTGTGATTCCGATCATGTTGCGCGAACTAAATGGTTTATCCACCTTAAAGATCGGCCTTGTCTTATTTCCTGGCGCCATGGCAGCCGGATTGATTGGACAAATAGGCGGTAAAATTATTGAACAGCGTGGCGCCATTCTTGTCGTTAAAATTGCTCTGCTCCTAATTGCGAGCGGCACATTTTTTATCTCAACGTTTTCAGGTTACAACGCGTGGGTCATCGCACCTTGTTTATTAATTGCTTATCTTGGATTCCCGCTCATCCAAAGCTCAACTGCCGATTTACTATCTTCTATTCTACCTGACAACCAAAACGGCGTAGGGATGGGCGTTTTCAATTTACTGAACTTCCTTGCAGGGGCATTTAGCTCAGCTATTTTCGGAAGACTTCTTGAAATGAAAAACGTGTCATTTTCCATGAATCCCTTATCACTAACGGGAGAAAATCTTATCTTTAGTAACCTATACCTAGGGTTAACGTGTATTGCGCTAATTGCTTTTTCAATCTTCACGTTGAAGTTCTTAACGAAACGTGAAAAAGCACTATCAGAATCATCTGCTTCGTAACACTCACTAAAGAGATCGGCCATAGTGCCGATCTTTTTTTATATCATTTTTGCTACATATAAACCGCTTGCTGCTGCCTGTGATAAGGAATGCGTTTCTCCTGAGCAATCTCCAATTAAAAAGAGTCCGGTTACATCTGTTTCAAAGGAATCATTCGTTGGTATTTTTGCTTCATAAAACTTTCCATCTATGCCATATAACAAGGTTTCTTCATCAATAGGCTCTCCTATCAACTTTTCGAGACTATCAAAAAACTCCCGAAGAGCATCCAGATAGATGTTTGGCAATTCATCTATAAGGTTACCAGCTTCTCCATCAAGAGAAGGAACAATTGAATTTGAACTCAGAATGTGAGACGTTGTCGCCTGCTGTTTTTTTAAATCTTGAAGACGCTGAACAACGATTCGATCTCTTCCCCTATTGATTCCACCTATCACCTGTTGCGCAACAAGGTCGGCCTCCTCTTTCGAAGAATAAAAAGATGGTACAAATAAAGTAAAATTTATATTGTTTCCTGCGTTATCTTTTTCTCTCTTATTTTGCCCATCAGGCATCACAAGGCCATGTTGATATTTCCTTATTATTCTGCCGTTCGGGTTCATGCAATACGTCGTTCCTTCGAATGCCTCTCTTTTGATATGAAGTTTCGTTTCAAACGT
This genomic interval carries:
- a CDS encoding MFS transporter, producing the protein MSDDYEHEKLDASARKKLIILVCTILAFAVMNGTMFNVAIPDIAASFNLSPSEVSWVLTGYILVFAIGSLMYGKLADIYPIKTLFTIGISIFATGAFIGFLSPNYPTLLAARILQAIGGATIPALAFIVPIRFLPNEKGRVFGLISSTVAFASGVGPIIGGVVGGTLNWRFLFLFSVATVFAIPLFRKWLPNEEKRSGSIDLPGAALMAVSVASLLFYITTFLWYLLVIFIVFFILFLWRTFTITHPFIDPVILKNTKYTITVLTSFLGTSALFGLIFVIPIMLRELNGLSTLKIGLVLFPGAMAAGLIGQIGGKIIEQRGAILVVKIALLLIASGTFFISTFSGYNAWVIAPCLLIAYLGFPLIQSSTADLLSSILPDNQNGVGMGVFNLLNFLAGAFSSAIFGRLLEMKNVSFSMNPLSLTGENLIFSNLYLGLTCIALIAFSIFTLKFLTKREKALSESSAS